One window of Vespa velutina chromosome 2, iVesVel2.1, whole genome shotgun sequence genomic DNA carries:
- the LOC124947282 gene encoding uncharacterized protein LOC124947282 isoform X2, with product MSQTTEIVQISGEIIEEGHEKAQVNAPLQVVRVPVKHTNLGIRSHAMDMSTMVELTSFSTLGKIQPFLVTITTTAALLVDLHCHLTDKEVCGYLGGHWDINSHNLSITCAFPCRYSGKDKSAAAAVEAEIAKAMEWKHVTLVGWYHSHPRSHASPSLRDVDAQLDYQIKMKGPSDNGYMPCVGLICSPYNMDGNCYESNFNVFWSLPPPENRPHEYPRPMLLSYTLSQEHFLAQDTLEEIRRCIEYYRSEGGIDFTTNFNNNTTYLERLRCSLASKLPGRNRANGSYWDIIREMICPGSKDGNTPEFLTVKFPLVPVSESLVPPVPPGINLPTYNAAVFLAPVNFKPDSAIITPTSKPFVMQPSTSRDNVRKDNATGTDTASLTQIKDGNTAISKHMSQPEMIRSFQSDITQQITKFQDFTKLANFSAADLAKLSGFPMPDFSRTSSPSPSTYMRNIANLFGPFGKVSPARDTDGTERKINEFSIGEVTQSPFKPTSGTADLGKNFSIGAEDYSSGKKLDIQNDSKLSRSNEYQGTEDLSNSSSIKSDFGGMLDMTNLHKKQQQSQIGDINDTSLNLSKDRQ from the exons ATGTCACAAACGACAGAAATAGTACAAATATCTGGAGAAATTATAGAGGAAGGACATGAAAAAGCCCAGGTCAATGCTCCGCTGCAAGTAGTCAGAGTACCTGTCAAACATACCAATCTTGGTATACGTAGTCAtgcaat ggACATGAGTACAATGGTTGAGCTAACATCATTTAGTACACTTGGAAAAATACAACCCTTTTTGGTTACTATCACAACCACTGCTGCATTATTAGTTGATTTGCATTGTCACTTAACTGACAAAGAAGTATGTGGATATTTGGGTGGACATTGGGATATTAATTCacata ATCTATCTATAACTTGCGCATTTCCATGTCGATATTCTGGCAAAGATAAATCAGCTGCAGCTGCTGTAGAAGCAGAAATTGCAAAAGCTATGGAATGGAAACATGTAACCCTCGTTGGTTGGTATCATTCTCATCCTAGATCACATGCTTCGCCATCTCTTAGAGATGTTGATGCGCAATTagattatcaaattaaaatgaaaggaCCTAGTGATAATGGTTACATGCCTTGTGTTGGTTTAATATGCT ctCCTTACAACATGGATGGTAATTGTTATGAATCAAATTTTAATGTCTTTTGGTCACTGCCACCTCCTGAAAACCGACCTCATGAATATCCACGCCCTATGCTTCTTAGTTATACTTTGTCTCAAGAGCATTTTCTTGCTCAAGATACATTAGAAGAAATA AGGCGATGCATTGAATATTATAGAAGCGAAGGAGGTATCGATTTTACtactaattttaataacaatactacGTATCTTGAACGTTTAAGA TGTTCTTTAGCATCCAAATTACCTGGACGTAATCGTGCTAATGGATCTTACTGGGATATAATCAGAGAAATGATTTGTCCTGGTTCAAAAGATGGGAATACACCAGAGTTTCTTACTGTTAAATTTCCACTTGTACCAGTTTCGGAGTCTCTTGTTCCTCCAGTCCCACCTGGTATCAATCTTCCAACATACAATGCAGCAGTCTTTCTGGCACCTGTAAATTTTAAACCTGACAGTGCCATAATTACACCAACATCTAAACCATTCGTTATGCAACCATCTACTTCTAGAGACAATGTCAGAAAAGATAATGCTACGGGGACAGATACGGCATCCTTAACACAAATAAAAGATGGAAATACTGCCATCTCAAAACATATGTCGCAACCAGAAATGATCCGAAGTTTTCAATCGG ATATTACACAACAGATTACAAAGTTTCAAGACTTTACAAAATTAGCGAATTTCTCTGCTGCCGATTTAGCAAAGTTATCTGGTTTTCCAATGCCCGATTTTTCAAGAACATCGTCGCCTTCACCATCGACATATATGAGAAATATAGCAAATTTATTCGGTCCTTTTGGTAAGGTTTCACCCGCGAGAGACACAGATGGTACGgaacgtaaaataaatgaattttcaattgGTGAAGTGACTCAATCGCCATTTAAACCTACGTCAGGAACCGCAGATCTTggaaaaaatttctctattGGTGCGGAGGATTATTCTAGTGGGAAAAAATTAGACATTCAAAATGATTCTAAACTTAGTCGATCAAATGAATATCAAGGGACTGAAGATCTATCAAATTCTTCAAGCATTAAATCTGATTTTGGCGGCATGCTTGATATGACTAATTTGCATAAAAAGCAACAACAATCTCAAATCGGCGATATCAATGATACATCACTTAATTTATCGAAGGACCGTCAATAA
- the LOC124947282 gene encoding uncharacterized protein LOC124947282 isoform X1 → MSQTTEIVQISGEIIEEGHEKAQVNAPLQVVRVPVKHTNLGIRSHAMDMSTMVELTSFSTLGKIQPFLVTITTTAALLVDLHCHLTDKEVCGYLGGHWDINSHNLSITCAFPCRYSGKDKSAAAAVEAEIAKAMEWKHVTLVGWYHSHPRSHASPSLRDVDAQLDYQIKMKGPSDNGYMPCVGLICSPYNMDGNCYESNFNVFWSLPPPENRPHEYPRPMLLSYTLSQEHFLAQDTLEEIRRCIEYYRSEGGIDFTTNFNNNTTYLERLRCSLASKLPGRNRANGSYWDIIREMICPGSKDGNTPEFLTVKFPLVPVSESLVPPVPPGINLPTYNAAVFLAPVNFKPDSAIITPTSKPFVMQPSTSRDNVRKDNATGTDTASLTQIKDGNTAISKHMSQPEMIRSFQSGELTVSVKNTKCDYDFAPTDFAKLPNPVGVDITGNKNRTTTTPDFPLTDITQQITKFQDFTKLANFSAADLAKLSGFPMPDFSRTSSPSPSTYMRNIANLFGPFGKVSPARDTDGTERKINEFSIGEVTQSPFKPTSGTADLGKNFSIGAEDYSSGKKLDIQNDSKLSRSNEYQGTEDLSNSSSIKSDFGGMLDMTNLHKKQQQSQIGDINDTSLNLSKDRQ, encoded by the exons ATGTCACAAACGACAGAAATAGTACAAATATCTGGAGAAATTATAGAGGAAGGACATGAAAAAGCCCAGGTCAATGCTCCGCTGCAAGTAGTCAGAGTACCTGTCAAACATACCAATCTTGGTATACGTAGTCAtgcaat ggACATGAGTACAATGGTTGAGCTAACATCATTTAGTACACTTGGAAAAATACAACCCTTTTTGGTTACTATCACAACCACTGCTGCATTATTAGTTGATTTGCATTGTCACTTAACTGACAAAGAAGTATGTGGATATTTGGGTGGACATTGGGATATTAATTCacata ATCTATCTATAACTTGCGCATTTCCATGTCGATATTCTGGCAAAGATAAATCAGCTGCAGCTGCTGTAGAAGCAGAAATTGCAAAAGCTATGGAATGGAAACATGTAACCCTCGTTGGTTGGTATCATTCTCATCCTAGATCACATGCTTCGCCATCTCTTAGAGATGTTGATGCGCAATTagattatcaaattaaaatgaaaggaCCTAGTGATAATGGTTACATGCCTTGTGTTGGTTTAATATGCT ctCCTTACAACATGGATGGTAATTGTTATGAATCAAATTTTAATGTCTTTTGGTCACTGCCACCTCCTGAAAACCGACCTCATGAATATCCACGCCCTATGCTTCTTAGTTATACTTTGTCTCAAGAGCATTTTCTTGCTCAAGATACATTAGAAGAAATA AGGCGATGCATTGAATATTATAGAAGCGAAGGAGGTATCGATTTTACtactaattttaataacaatactacGTATCTTGAACGTTTAAGA TGTTCTTTAGCATCCAAATTACCTGGACGTAATCGTGCTAATGGATCTTACTGGGATATAATCAGAGAAATGATTTGTCCTGGTTCAAAAGATGGGAATACACCAGAGTTTCTTACTGTTAAATTTCCACTTGTACCAGTTTCGGAGTCTCTTGTTCCTCCAGTCCCACCTGGTATCAATCTTCCAACATACAATGCAGCAGTCTTTCTGGCACCTGTAAATTTTAAACCTGACAGTGCCATAATTACACCAACATCTAAACCATTCGTTATGCAACCATCTACTTCTAGAGACAATGTCAGAAAAGATAATGCTACGGGGACAGATACGGCATCCTTAACACAAATAAAAGATGGAAATACTGCCATCTCAAAACATATGTCGCAACCAGAAATGATCCGAAGTTTTCAATCGGGTGAGCTTACGGTTTCAGTGAAAAACACAAAATGCGATTATGATTTTGCTCCTACAGATTTTGCCAAATTACCCAATCCTGTTGGAGTTGATATTACGGGTAATAAAAATCGGACCACAACTACCCCAGATTTTCCTTTAACAGATATTACACAACAGATTACAAAGTTTCAAGACTTTACAAAATTAGCGAATTTCTCTGCTGCCGATTTAGCAAAGTTATCTGGTTTTCCAATGCCCGATTTTTCAAGAACATCGTCGCCTTCACCATCGACATATATGAGAAATATAGCAAATTTATTCGGTCCTTTTGGTAAGGTTTCACCCGCGAGAGACACAGATGGTACGgaacgtaaaataaatgaattttcaattgGTGAAGTGACTCAATCGCCATTTAAACCTACGTCAGGAACCGCAGATCTTggaaaaaatttctctattGGTGCGGAGGATTATTCTAGTGGGAAAAAATTAGACATTCAAAATGATTCTAAACTTAGTCGATCAAATGAATATCAAGGGACTGAAGATCTATCAAATTCTTCAAGCATTAAATCTGATTTTGGCGGCATGCTTGATATGACTAATTTGCATAAAAAGCAACAACAATCTCAAATCGGCGATATCAATGATACATCACTTAATTTATCGAAGGACCGTCAATAA